In a genomic window of Sulfurisphaera tokodaii str. 7:
- a CDS encoding DUF1854 domain-containing protein, with protein sequence MTKFKATVRTDLDRNLSLKEELVKIEGSKIRVYSDGKEIFSVDNIVKLAIESGITIDKLVGYTSDGKSIEIAYFTKKKEDIFKKIVDAFNRNEEIEIKDEAIEHSSRVSMSTLRWLFGIARKYRRRMIIGAILSLITTGLNLVPPYLLKILIDNVLLSSSHSPSLYTDIILYLIMSYSALALVSSIQNRILNNLGSRIINDLREMLYNHVIKHDYSFIERISPSRILSRLTTDAGNTNWLLVWGLPTLVTNLFTLIGIGVILFTLNVTLATYILIPIPVIIIMIIKYRRKSHRLYHRNWRRSADITSRINDTIPNFLVVRSFSKENYESKTLRKLLDKLYESSVSINKMNSTYWPLMGFIVNLSTVIIWWIGGHEVISGIIQLGVITAFIAYVSQFYGPINNLSNVLPFIQQSLTSAERIREVLELKPEITNPENPKKPNMPAEIILDHVYFGYDPHFPVIKDVSIKIKPGEKVAIVGKSGSGKSTIAKLLLRFYDVNEGKITIGGVDIKEIDLNYLRRKIAYVPQDVVLFDTTVGYNVAYGDENVNEVDIVKACKIARIHDEIVRLPFAYDTILGERGTYLSGGQRQRLSIARAIVKNPDILIFDEATSNLDVVSEREVYEAMMSVSKGKTVILVTHNVHEVMNADKVIVLNQGRVIEEGKPEELLNKKGAFYEMFKEQINEENIFRKLEINEPKFNFVNDNIKIEPSERRSVVNVIYSGKKYNRLIPKMLFPITNPRFIGFYDENGSEIFLLDDYTKLDENSRKILETALAYNNLIFFVKKINEINIKGDQLEWDLVTDRGEVTAYTVGRRNVILLDSKVVLIDKNDNLYEIDLNNLDKNSLKLLAETV encoded by the coding sequence CCGAAACTTAAGTCTAAAAGAAGAATTAGTAAAAATTGAAGGAAGTAAAATTAGAGTATATAGTGACGGTAAAGAAATATTTAGTGTTGATAATATAGTAAAACTTGCAATCGAGAGTGGCATAACTATAGACAAACTAGTGGGCTATACTTCTGATGGTAAAAGTATAGAGATTGCATATTTTACTAAGAAAAAAGAAGATATTTTCAAAAAGATTGTTGATGCATTTAATAGAAATGAGGAGATTGAAATAAAAGATGAAGCGATTGAACACTCATCTAGAGTCAGTATGAGTACTCTTAGATGGCTTTTCGGTATAGCAAGAAAGTATAGGAGGAGAATGATTATAGGGGCAATATTATCGTTAATTACCACAGGTTTAAATTTAGTTCCACCCTATTTGCTAAAAATACTAATAGATAATGTTTTACTCTCTTCTTCTCATTCTCCATCACTTTATACTGATATAATTTTATACTTGATTATGTCATATTCTGCTTTAGCTCTGGTATCATCAATTCAAAATAGGATATTAAACAATTTAGGTTCTAGAATAATAAACGATTTGAGGGAAATGCTATATAATCATGTTATTAAGCATGATTATTCATTTATTGAGAGAATATCACCTAGTAGGATCTTATCAAGACTAACTACTGATGCCGGAAATACGAACTGGTTGTTGGTCTGGGGATTACCTACACTAGTTACTAACCTATTTACGTTAATTGGAATAGGTGTTATTCTTTTTACTTTAAACGTTACCTTAGCCACGTATATACTCATACCCATCCCAGTAATCATAATCATGATTATAAAATATAGGAGAAAATCTCATAGGTTATATCATAGGAATTGGAGAAGAAGTGCTGATATAACTTCAAGGATAAACGACACTATACCTAACTTCTTGGTAGTTAGGTCGTTTTCTAAGGAGAATTACGAATCTAAGACTTTGAGGAAATTATTAGATAAACTATACGAGTCCAGTGTTAGTATAAATAAGATGAATTCCACTTACTGGCCTCTAATGGGGTTTATAGTTAACCTCTCCACAGTGATAATATGGTGGATAGGAGGGCATGAAGTAATATCTGGAATCATACAACTAGGTGTAATAACTGCCTTTATAGCTTACGTTTCACAGTTCTACGGTCCCATAAATAACCTAAGCAACGTGCTCCCATTCATTCAACAATCCCTAACTTCAGCTGAAAGAATAAGAGAAGTATTAGAATTAAAGCCCGAAATAACCAATCCAGAAAATCCTAAGAAACCTAATATGCCAGCAGAAATAATATTAGACCATGTTTACTTCGGCTATGATCCTCACTTTCCAGTAATAAAGGACGTTAGTATAAAGATAAAGCCTGGAGAAAAGGTTGCGATTGTAGGAAAAAGTGGTTCTGGTAAGAGCACTATAGCTAAACTATTACTTAGATTCTATGATGTAAATGAAGGTAAAATCACTATTGGAGGAGTAGATATTAAGGAAATAGATTTGAACTATCTCAGAAGGAAAATAGCATACGTACCCCAAGACGTAGTTTTGTTTGATACCACTGTGGGATATAACGTAGCTTACGGAGATGAAAACGTAAATGAGGTTGATATAGTTAAAGCCTGTAAGATAGCTAGAATCCATGACGAGATCGTAAGACTACCCTTTGCATATGATACCATATTAGGTGAAAGAGGAACTTACTTATCTGGAGGACAAAGACAGAGGTTAAGCATTGCCAGAGCAATTGTGAAAAACCCGGATATACTTATATTCGATGAGGCTACTTCTAACCTTGATGTAGTTAGTGAAAGAGAAGTTTATGAGGCGATGATGAGCGTATCAAAGGGTAAGACTGTAATACTAGTTACTCATAATGTTCATGAAGTAATGAATGCGGATAAGGTAATTGTCTTAAATCAGGGTAGAGTAATAGAAGAAGGTAAACCTGAAGAATTGCTCAACAAAAAAGGTGCCTTTTATGAGATGTTTAAGGAACAGATAAATGAGGAGAATATATTCAGGAAATTAGAAATTAATGAGCCGAAATTCAATTTTGTAAACGATAATATAAAGATTGAGCCATCAGAGAGGAGAAGTGTTGTGAACGTGATTTATAGTGGTAAGAAGTATAATAGACTAATACCTAAAATGCTATTTCCTATAACTAATCCTAGATTTATAGGATTTTATGATGAAAATGGGAGTGAAATATTCTTGTTGGATGACTATACCAAATTAGACGAAAATTCAAGAAAAATTTTGGAAACTGCGTTAGCTTATAATAATCTAATATTTTTTGTTAAAAAAATAAATGAAATAAATATAAAGGGCGATCAGTTAGAATGGGATTTAGTGACTGACAGAGGAGAAGTTACGGCTTATACTGTTGGGAGAAGGAATGTGATACTATTGGACTCTAAGGTAGTATTAATAGACAAAAATGATAACTTGTATGAGATTGATTTAAACAATTTAGATAAAAATAGCTTAAAGTTATTAGCTGAGACTGTTTAG
- a CDS encoding AbrB/MazE/SpoVT family DNA-binding domain-containing protein, giving the protein MKVKVHKKGIIVIPADVRRRLNISEGSYMELEVEGDKIILKRKMTLLDAYGIDKGMGDLALKELEKLRKEEVEKENNI; this is encoded by the coding sequence ATGAAGGTAAAGGTTCATAAGAAGGGTATTATAGTTATACCAGCTGATGTTAGAAGGAGGCTTAATATTAGTGAGGGTTCTTATATGGAGTTGGAGGTTGAAGGTGATAAGATTATTTTGAAACGAAAAATGACTCTTCTTGATGCTTACGGTATAGATAAAGGGATGGGGGATTTAGCTTTAAAGGAGTTGGAAAAGTTGAGGAAGGAAGAAGTTGAGAAAGAAAATAATATTTGA
- a CDS encoding type II toxin-antitoxin system VapC family toxin, translating into MRKKIIFDTSFFHVYFSGLNDETKETMEEVYMGKSQGYTIDLNLAEFLYTYGKLKGLEEARVRLSLILNSPIKIVSTNRELALRAGELKVKYQNLSIVDCFIVALAEKENAVVYTTDSGIERVYKNTKVILHS; encoded by the coding sequence TTGAGAAAGAAAATAATATTTGATACAAGTTTTTTCCACGTATATTTTTCTGGGCTTAATGACGAAACTAAGGAAACTATGGAAGAGGTTTACATGGGTAAGAGTCAAGGTTATACTATAGATCTTAATTTGGCAGAGTTTCTTTACACTTACGGTAAACTTAAGGGATTAGAGGAAGCTAGGGTTAGGCTTTCACTAATCCTAAATTCGCCAATAAAAATTGTTAGCACTAATAGGGAACTTGCATTAAGAGCTGGAGAGTTAAAAGTTAAGTACCAAAACCTTTCCATAGTGGACTGTTTTATAGTAGCATTAGCCGAAAAAGAGAATGCGGTAGTATATACTACGGATTCTGGAATAGAAAGAGTATATAAAAACACTAAAGTAATTCTACATAGTTAA
- a CDS encoding glycoside hydrolase, producing MKVKNFMLKFSAIVIILLMLPLWSLIVPVSAAGQLSVNFTVTSNGLVTIYLAGIPSNNTVTLHYGIENGPQQAWIEIYNAEMEWNGENFSATIGPFENGTWIAWVFYDNTTGQWINYDNHPFWNWNLEVNPPNIGQTYATVLENGSILITMIGRAPDQIDIHYGLTTGPQTGLPWSNITDELMTYNPLWGNYTILIGPFKPGQWVQWVYHDLTLNQWIHNISGTNFAIQDVYSPIMFINATYNKYVYVEGEKAYIYIELNNEYSAPVNTLLSLKIAEFYYNTSTTLNPGLNNISFAVDTSNIPQGIYNPLLNVYVNNTLQRQVTLSPLYVLNTTGKKPLSLVIVWNMHQPLYVAPNGSWEQPWVWLHTGQDFIWNGSLVGAYELQALLIKQFNVSVTIDFTPVLLYQWETILHEENATFTSNFGVNVSHDIEAVNYTLNLYKTLIKEGKVEVLTVPFYHPLQPLLLQDGYWSDVLAQIEMGENMTHEVFGVWANGTWTPEMAFDMDLVGLYNESGISFTILDQQAFLPYVTLVNGSLNPDQPFIVENNLGQTIIVLFRNTTLSNEFGFKFFSQSPQLTAQELIQQLAEIYMNNPGGVVTVALDGENPLIFNPTTGPSDLYAIYQALSEYQGSWLVTQTASEAIATHKPTSIITNLPVNSWDLNLNYWNNGYIGKTEIWQNVSLAREYLIAYTVALGDNISPLVYLPFNTTPNSTDLIDTLWNYLYVAEGSDWTWQTGPPAFGPIWFKEQALLYTHTIVSTVKNQFEKIELVKVKPEGNKIKIDIYNGINSTLHLMLVIKYNSTEIAFPIILNPGENEFKLPLRVGGTIDVLLYSPVTPQEVGLTLIPITNYGFLITSYQVTITKGSSNEMTILSTILGSIVALLIIIEIIRRRYI from the coding sequence ATGAAAGTTAAGAACTTTATGTTAAAATTTAGTGCTATAGTAATAATACTACTGATGTTACCACTATGGAGTTTGATAGTACCAGTTTCAGCAGCTGGACAATTAAGTGTGAACTTTACCGTGACAAGTAACGGACTAGTTACAATATATTTAGCAGGGATACCTAGTAACAATACTGTTACTTTACATTATGGAATTGAAAACGGGCCTCAACAAGCCTGGATTGAAATATATAACGCAGAAATGGAATGGAATGGAGAGAATTTTAGCGCTACTATAGGCCCATTTGAGAACGGAACGTGGATAGCTTGGGTCTTTTACGATAATACTACTGGACAATGGATAAATTATGATAATCATCCTTTCTGGAATTGGAACTTAGAAGTTAATCCACCTAATATAGGTCAAACTTATGCTACTGTATTGGAAAACGGTTCCATATTAATAACTATGATTGGGAGAGCACCAGATCAGATAGATATTCATTATGGTCTTACCACTGGTCCTCAGACTGGTCTTCCGTGGAGCAATATAACAGACGAGTTAATGACTTATAATCCGCTTTGGGGAAACTATACTATTTTAATAGGCCCATTTAAACCAGGTCAATGGGTACAATGGGTTTATCATGATTTAACTCTTAATCAATGGATTCATAACATCTCTGGAACTAATTTTGCAATACAAGATGTTTATTCTCCCATAATGTTCATTAACGCAACATACAATAAGTACGTTTATGTTGAAGGAGAGAAAGCATATATCTATATAGAGCTAAATAATGAATATTCAGCACCCGTCAATACTCTTCTTTCCCTAAAAATAGCAGAGTTTTATTATAATACGTCTACTACTTTAAATCCTGGGTTAAATAACATATCATTTGCTGTTGATACCTCTAATATTCCGCAAGGGATTTATAATCCATTACTTAATGTATATGTAAATAATACCTTACAAAGGCAAGTAACCTTATCTCCACTTTACGTGCTAAATACAACGGGTAAAAAACCGTTAAGCCTAGTAATTGTATGGAATATGCATCAGCCATTATATGTTGCTCCTAATGGAAGTTGGGAACAACCTTGGGTTTGGCTTCATACCGGACAAGATTTCATATGGAATGGTAGTCTAGTAGGTGCTTATGAATTACAAGCATTATTAATTAAACAATTTAATGTAAGCGTTACCATAGACTTTACGCCAGTATTGCTTTACCAATGGGAGACAATACTTCATGAGGAAAACGCTACCTTTACATCAAACTTCGGAGTTAATGTGAGCCATGATATTGAGGCTGTTAATTATACTCTAAACTTATATAAAACACTAATAAAGGAGGGAAAAGTAGAAGTGCTAACTGTACCATTCTATCATCCTTTACAACCATTGTTACTCCAAGATGGATATTGGAGTGATGTTTTAGCTCAAATAGAGATGGGTGAAAATATGACTCATGAAGTATTCGGAGTATGGGCTAATGGAACATGGACTCCGGAAATGGCGTTTGATATGGATTTAGTAGGTCTTTATAATGAATCTGGAATTTCATTTACTATATTAGACCAGCAAGCTTTCTTACCTTATGTAACGTTAGTAAATGGTTCCTTAAATCCAGATCAACCATTTATAGTTGAAAATAATTTAGGTCAGACCATAATAGTACTTTTCAGAAATACTACATTATCTAATGAATTCGGCTTTAAATTCTTCAGTCAATCACCTCAACTAACCGCTCAAGAACTAATTCAACAGCTAGCTGAAATCTACATGAATAACCCTGGTGGAGTAGTTACAGTAGCCCTAGATGGTGAAAACCCATTAATATTTAATCCAACAACCGGTCCTAGTGATTTATATGCTATTTATCAAGCTTTATCTGAATATCAAGGAAGCTGGTTAGTAACTCAAACTGCAAGTGAGGCAATAGCTACTCATAAACCTACTTCAATTATAACGAATTTACCAGTCAATTCATGGGACTTGAACCTAAACTACTGGAATAATGGCTACATAGGTAAAACGGAGATTTGGCAAAACGTATCTTTAGCTAGGGAATACTTAATAGCGTATACTGTAGCGTTGGGAGATAACATTTCTCCATTGGTTTATTTACCATTTAACACAACGCCTAATTCTACTGACTTAATTGATACTTTGTGGAATTACCTTTATGTAGCTGAAGGCAGTGACTGGACATGGCAAACTGGTCCACCAGCATTTGGTCCAATATGGTTTAAAGAACAAGCTTTACTTTACACTCATACAATAGTATCTACAGTAAAGAATCAATTTGAAAAGATAGAACTAGTAAAGGTGAAGCCGGAAGGTAATAAGATAAAGATAGACATATATAACGGAATAAATAGCACATTACATCTAATGTTAGTAATAAAGTATAATTCTACAGAAATTGCTTTTCCCATCATATTAAACCCCGGAGAAAACGAATTTAAGTTACCGTTAAGAGTAGGCGGGACTATAGATGTACTCTTATATTCTCCGGTAACTCCACAAGAGGTTGGATTAACACTAATACCTATTACAAATTATGGATTCTTAATTACCTCGTACCAAGTAACGATCACTAAGGGATCATCAAACGAAATGACGATCTTATCTACTATATTAGGGAGTATTGTAGCATTATTAATTATTATTGAAATTATTAGGAGAAGATACATATAG
- a CDS encoding extracellular solute-binding protein — MSSQHHVTPTTTTPTMTSTSSTMTTTTTTSPAILNTSNPQVLMKLVGLTSPPSTPVTITVWNSYSTSENQAFNETLAAFEQAFPWIHVEVTYGVGVGTSQFETAAEAGKAPIVYRDTSDSGGALFAAGLVLNLSQYLPQSITSLYLPTAIDDWTLNGSLYGLPDNINYIVMFYNKKFVPYPPNTTNQLIQIAEYVNKTYHVWGIAYGASQEYGYRFAAWFAGFGGNIFTTMNGQVYPALNNTAMVNALNFWYNLTYNLHINYLAPSTGAGGAEGQLFIANKTAIIFDGPWDLNAYLQALGPNLGAAPLPIVSQTGLRAAPFIGSTGFLIASPQASGATPMQIKAALIFVLYFTSYQADLRLWDVAHDIPANVQAYNEAITELNEGKLQPSYLNGIMKGILEQAQYGQKFPNIPQMAYYWNSFHEYASEFFAGKISANAAAQGMEQAFVQALVQNGLLSGLPIFPILPPTQFLLIITAVLSPLIVALPKKRKW, encoded by the coding sequence ATGTCTTCACAGCACCATGTAACTCCTACAACAACAACTCCAACAATGACATCTACCTCATCTACTATGACAACAACAACTACCACATCTCCAGCTATTCTTAACACAAGTAATCCGCAAGTTTTAATGAAGTTAGTTGGACTTACTTCTCCACCATCAACTCCAGTTACAATAACGGTATGGAATAGTTATAGCACCTCTGAAAACCAAGCATTTAACGAAACATTAGCTGCCTTCGAACAGGCGTTTCCATGGATTCATGTTGAGGTAACCTATGGTGTTGGAGTAGGAACTTCTCAGTTCGAAACTGCCGCTGAAGCTGGAAAAGCACCTATAGTGTATAGAGATACTAGTGATTCTGGAGGAGCATTATTTGCAGCTGGTTTAGTATTGAATCTGTCTCAATATCTTCCTCAAAGCATAACATCCCTATATTTGCCTACAGCTATAGATGATTGGACGTTAAACGGTTCTCTATATGGTTTGCCAGATAATATAAACTATATAGTTATGTTTTACAATAAAAAATTTGTACCATATCCTCCAAACACTACTAATCAGCTTATTCAGATAGCTGAGTATGTGAATAAGACTTATCATGTTTGGGGAATAGCTTACGGCGCTAGTCAAGAGTATGGATATAGATTTGCAGCATGGTTTGCAGGATTTGGAGGAAATATATTTACGACTATGAATGGACAAGTTTACCCAGCTCTAAACAATACTGCGATGGTTAATGCACTTAACTTCTGGTACAATCTAACTTACAATTTACATATTAACTATCTAGCCCCGAGTACTGGAGCTGGAGGAGCTGAAGGACAATTATTTATAGCCAACAAGACTGCAATAATATTTGACGGACCTTGGGATCTAAATGCTTATTTACAAGCCTTAGGACCAAATTTAGGTGCTGCACCATTACCTATAGTTAGTCAAACTGGTTTAAGAGCTGCACCATTTATAGGTTCTACTGGATTCTTAATAGCTTCTCCTCAAGCTAGTGGAGCTACACCAATGCAAATAAAGGCAGCTTTGATATTTGTGTTATACTTTACAAGCTATCAAGCAGATTTGAGATTGTGGGATGTAGCACATGATATACCAGCTAACGTACAAGCTTATAATGAGGCTATAACTGAATTAAATGAAGGGAAATTACAACCTTCATATCTAAACGGCATCATGAAGGGAATATTAGAACAAGCTCAATACGGCCAAAAGTTCCCCAACATACCCCAAATGGCTTATTATTGGAATTCATTCCATGAATATGCTAGTGAGTTCTTCGCTGGTAAGATAAGTGCTAACGCTGCTGCTCAAGGGATGGAGCAAGCTTTTGTACAAGCGCTAGTGCAAAATGGTTTACTTTCTGGTTTACCAATCTTCCCAATATTGCCACCGACCCAGTTCCTTTTGATAATAACAGCGGTACTATCTCCTTTAATAGTAGCATTACCCAAGAAAAGGAAATGGTGA
- a CDS encoding carbohydrate ABC transporter permease encodes MRKDKIYPFFYILPILVVTLFLFIFPLIYSLYISFTNLSLLHFFKYEFVGLKNYLIIFEYGYFLELLKNTLIWTVGSLVTMMLLGFVLALILNQSDLKGKSIFYAILILPWAFPGFISLLIWQGLWVDPYGMMNKLILPLLHLPKINSLTSTTDAWIELIVTNDWLSFPYFMTVFYSALQSIPRELYEIADLDGANALTKFLRITLPSLKKTIAFVFITSFVFTWNNFYPIFILTGGGPGISTETFIVYAYEEAFSYSNFSLAAAWSVISTIFVIVLAIIVIKYTHILDSFT; translated from the coding sequence TTGAGAAAGGATAAAATTTATCCGTTTTTTTACATTCTTCCCATTCTAGTTGTTACATTATTTCTTTTTATATTTCCTTTAATATACTCACTGTATATTTCATTTACTAACTTAAGTCTATTACATTTCTTTAAATATGAGTTCGTAGGCCTTAAAAACTATTTAATAATATTTGAATACGGTTATTTTCTAGAATTATTAAAGAACACACTAATATGGACTGTAGGAAGTTTAGTGACTATGATGTTATTAGGATTTGTATTAGCATTGATACTTAATCAAAGTGATCTTAAAGGTAAATCAATATTTTATGCTATTCTCATTTTACCTTGGGCTTTTCCGGGCTTCATTTCACTTTTAATATGGCAAGGCTTATGGGTTGACCCATATGGTATGATGAACAAGTTAATTTTACCCTTACTTCACTTGCCTAAGATAAATTCACTTACTTCTACTACAGATGCATGGATAGAATTAATAGTAACTAACGATTGGCTTTCATTTCCTTATTTTATGACTGTCTTTTACTCAGCTCTCCAGAGCATACCCAGAGAACTTTATGAAATAGCAGATTTAGATGGAGCTAACGCCTTAACTAAATTTCTTAGGATAACTTTACCTTCTCTTAAGAAAACTATCGCATTCGTATTCATTACTAGTTTCGTATTTACATGGAATAATTTTTACCCGATTTTTATATTAACTGGTGGAGGACCTGGAATCTCAACAGAAACTTTCATAGTCTATGCTTATGAAGAAGCATTTAGCTATAGTAATTTCTCTTTAGCGGCGGCTTGGTCTGTAATTTCCACTATTTTTGTTATAGTTCTTGCTATAATTGTAATTAAGTATACACACATTTTAGATTCATTTACATGA
- a CDS encoding sugar ABC transporter permease has translation MISVRKKYKISKIIRLAISYFILLVMAFFSIFPLYYVFMTSFSNSPSLISLSISTLLPKHIYFTAYKELLSANLYGGTFPLWIRNSLILAGSTAIISVLLALITGYALSRLNIPAKKILATFIYIVTFFPYTATAVPLYLLFAKLHLLNYIGLILAYTPGTSIFAAFIAKLSIDAIPSSYEEIAMVDGLSRFGAFLRIIMRLALPVVALTAILGFSGAYLDFALAYSFLLPNVKAWTATIGLYYMAGLLNPASAPAYNIFAAGAVIMGIPLMALFIVSQRMMTRAYSSLAGVKQ, from the coding sequence ATGATTAGTGTTAGGAAAAAATACAAAATTTCTAAAATTATAAGATTAGCAATATCATATTTTATCTTATTAGTTATGGCATTTTTCTCTATCTTCCCATTATATTATGTTTTCATGACATCATTCAGCAACTCCCCAAGCTTAATATCTCTTAGTATATCAACATTATTACCTAAACATATATATTTCACAGCATATAAGGAGTTACTCTCAGCAAATTTATATGGTGGTACTTTTCCTCTATGGATTAGAAATAGCTTAATTCTAGCAGGATCTACCGCAATAATTTCAGTACTATTAGCATTAATAACTGGATATGCATTATCAAGATTAAATATACCAGCTAAGAAAATCTTGGCTACATTCATTTATATTGTAACATTCTTTCCTTATACTGCTACAGCAGTACCCTTATATTTATTATTCGCTAAACTTCACTTACTTAACTATATTGGTTTAATACTAGCATATACTCCCGGAACCTCAATCTTTGCCGCTTTCATAGCAAAACTAAGTATAGACGCTATCCCGTCTTCTTACGAGGAGATCGCAATGGTAGATGGACTATCAAGATTTGGGGCATTTTTAAGGATTATAATGAGACTAGCTTTGCCCGTAGTGGCTTTAACCGCAATATTGGGATTCAGTGGCGCTTATTTAGATTTTGCTTTGGCTTACTCCTTCTTACTACCTAATGTGAAAGCATGGACTGCAACAATAGGTCTTTATTACATGGCCGGGCTATTAAATCCTGCTAGTGCACCAGCATATAATATATTTGCTGCAGGTGCAGTAATAATGGGTATACCTCTAATGGCATTATTTATAGTCTCCCAAAGAATGATGACACGTGCATATAGTAGTTTAGCTGGGGTGAAACAATGA
- a CDS encoding ABC transporter ATP-binding protein, translated as MSYVKLEDIWKEYESKGKKVEVLRGLNLDIEKGEFVVILGPSGEGKTTILKIIAGLLRQDKGHVYLRGKIVDDLPPKDRNVAMVPQNYALYPFMSVYDNIAFPLKIAHVPKDEIKKKVEEVARMLRIDDLLDRKPSQLSGGQMQRVAIARALVKGADIILMDEPLSNLDAQVRVLAREELKQLQRSLKPTIIYVTHDQIEALSLASKVAILHEGVIQAYGDPMEIYREPNNAWVAKFLGNPPMNVLKGEIKDSSIIIGNTKIELPTKFRSIVKEGQKVLVGIRPEDLYLNDNGPLEGSVEMVEDLGPYSIIHVRIEDEIIRVIEKSIMRRERGEKVNLSIDTSKIVLFDQESEKNLMLLQSKVESNE; from the coding sequence ATGAGTTATGTTAAATTAGAAGATATTTGGAAGGAGTATGAGTCAAAAGGAAAGAAAGTAGAAGTATTAAGAGGATTAAACCTAGATATAGAGAAAGGAGAATTTGTAGTTATTCTAGGACCTTCTGGTGAAGGAAAGACAACAATTTTAAAAATTATAGCAGGATTATTAAGGCAAGATAAAGGTCACGTATATTTAAGAGGAAAAATAGTAGATGATTTACCTCCTAAAGACAGAAATGTTGCAATGGTACCACAAAACTACGCTTTATACCCCTTTATGTCAGTATACGATAATATAGCCTTTCCTTTAAAGATAGCACATGTCCCTAAGGATGAAATTAAGAAAAAAGTAGAGGAAGTGGCTAGAATGTTAAGAATAGATGACTTATTGGATAGAAAGCCTAGCCAATTGAGCGGAGGTCAGATGCAAAGGGTGGCAATAGCAAGAGCATTAGTTAAAGGTGCAGATATCATATTAATGGACGAACCTTTATCAAACCTTGATGCTCAAGTTAGAGTTTTAGCTAGAGAAGAGTTAAAACAATTACAGCGTAGTCTTAAACCAACCATAATATATGTTACTCATGACCAGATAGAAGCGTTAAGTTTAGCCTCAAAAGTAGCAATACTTCATGAGGGAGTTATACAAGCTTATGGAGATCCAATGGAAATATATAGAGAACCAAATAATGCATGGGTAGCAAAATTCTTAGGTAATCCTCCAATGAACGTCTTGAAAGGAGAAATAAAAGATAGTAGTATAATCATAGGCAACACTAAAATTGAGTTACCTACTAAATTCAGAAGTATAGTTAAAGAAGGGCAAAAAGTCTTAGTGGGTATTAGACCAGAGGACCTTTACTTAAATGATAACGGACCTTTAGAAGGTAGTGTAGAAATGGTAGAAGACCTAGGACCATATAGCATTATTCATGTTAGGATAGAGGATGAGATTATAAGAGTAATAGAAAAATCAATAATGAGGAGAGAAAGAGGTGAAAAGGTTAATCTAAGTATTGATACTAGTAAAATTGTTCTTTTTGACCAAGAAAGTGAGAAAAATCTTATGCTGTTACAATCGAAAGTGGAAAGCAATGAATAA